The following are from one region of the Candidatus Krumholzibacteriia bacterium genome:
- a CDS encoding pyridoxal-dependent decarboxylase: protein TARCRRNRCSRHACWKNWTPSDRLPPWPARAGDKRHLNAAMSVSAAYLVEGESRDPHLFVPEMSRRARGIEVWAALHSLGKSGLAAMVDRSCAQARRFAEGLHAAGYEILNDVVLNQVMVSFGLPEETRRVIAAIQEDGTCWCGGTVWQGRTAMRISVSSWATTDADVEASLSAILRAAKGR, encoded by the coding sequence GCACCGCCCGCTGCAGGAGGAACCGGTGCAGCCGTCACGCGTGCTGGAAGAACTGGACGCCCTCGGATCGCCTGCCACCATGGCCAGCGCGGGCGGGCGACAAGCGCCACCTCAACGCGGCCATGTCGGTCAGCGCGGCGTACCTGGTGGAAGGCGAATCGCGCGACCCGCACCTGTTCGTTCCGGAAATGTCGCGGCGCGCGCGCGGCATCGAGGTGTGGGCGGCGCTGCACTCGCTGGGGAAGTCGGGGCTCGCCGCCATGGTCGACCGCTCCTGCGCGCAGGCGCGGCGTTTTGCCGAGGGGCTGCACGCAGCCGGCTACGAGATCCTCAACGACGTGGTGCTCAACCAGGTGATGGTGTCGTTCGGCTTGCCGGAGGAGACACGCCGCGTGATCGCGGCCATCCAGGAGGACGGGACGTGCTGGTGCGGGGGGACGGTGTGGCAGGGAAGAACCGCCATGCGCATCAGCGTCTCGTCGTGGGCCACCACGGACGCCGATGTGGAGGCAAGTCTTTCGGCGATCCTGCGCGCCGCGAAGGGCAGGTGA